A single window of Pyrus communis chromosome 10, drPyrComm1.1, whole genome shotgun sequence DNA harbors:
- the LOC137748257 gene encoding phototropic-responsive NPH3 family protein NPY2-like, which produces MKFMKLGSKPDFFQTDGDNIRYVATELATDVAVNVGDVKFYLHKFPLLSKSARLQKLVATTNENSDEIHIHDIPGGPAAFEICAKFCYGMTVTLNAYNVVATRCAAEYLEMYETIDKGNLVYKVEVFLNSSIFRSWKDLIIVLQTTRSLLPWSEEVKVVSHCLDSIASKATIDTSKVEWSYTYNHKKLPSNNGDDSHWNGVAKQQTVPKDWWVEDLCGLQLDLYKRVITIIKTKGRISGDVIGEALKAYTTRRLSGFSKGMIQGDVLKNKSLVETVIPLLPAGSVPCSFLLKLLKAARLLECGEVEKCELIRKIGQQLDEATVSDLLIQAPTDEAIKYEVDIVQSLIEEFVTHDRSAQTDPSMESEFQEIRSPRLSDSSKVKVAKLVDGYLTEISRDPNLPVSKFVHLAEMVSSFSRPTHDGLYRAIDMYLREHPGISKGERKRMCKLMDCRKLSVDACMHAVQNERLPLRVVVQVLFFEQIRASASGGNSTPDLQGSIRALLPGGSHGSSRSTTNTEDDWDAVPTAEEIKGLKCEISTLRLGEVNGGVGVGSDRNGNPGASKNLDKVPSGKVKGMFMSKKIFSKLWSSKERSGEISSSNTSESPGSSSNAEETKFTRSRSRRNSVS; this is translated from the exons ATGAAGTTCATGAAACTTGGATCGAAACCGGATTTCTTTCAGACCGATGGAGACAATATAAG ATATGTCGCAACTGAGTTGGCAACTGATGTAGCTGTTAATGTCGGAGATGTGAAGTTTTATTTGCACAAG TTTCCTCTTCTGTCCAAGAGTGCACGCCTGCAGAAACTGGTCGCAACCACAAATGAAAACAGCGATGAAATCCACATCCATGATATTCCTGGCGGACCTGCTGCTTTTGAAATATGTGCCAAGTTCTGTTATGGCATGACTGTCACTCTCAATGCATACAATGTGGTTGCAACTCGATGCGCAGCAGAGTACCTGGAGATGTACGAAACTATTGATAAAGGAAACCTAGTCTACAAGGTTGAAGTGTTCCTAAACTCTAGCATCTTCCGGAGCTGGAAAGACTTGATTATTGTTCTTCAGACTACGAGGTCTCTTCTTCCATGGTCTGAGGAAGTTAAGGTGGTGAGCCACTGCCTCGATTCCATAGCTTCCAAGGCTACCATTGATACTTCCAAGGTGGAGTGGTCATATACATATAACCACAAAAAACTACCGTCTAATAATGGGGATGATTCACACTGGAATGGTGTGGCAAAACAACAGACGGTTCCAAAAGACTGGTGGGTGGAAGACCTCTGTGGGCTTCAACTTGATTTATACAAGCGGGTGATAACAATAATTAAGACCAAAGGAAGAATATCTGGTGATGTAATAGGGGAAGCCTTAAAGGCATATACCACCAGAAGGTTGTCAGGTTTTAGCAAGGGTATGATTCAGGGGGATGTTCTAAAGAATAAATCATTGGTGGAGACTGTAATCCCCTTACTTCCTGCAGGCAGCGTTCCTTGCAGTTTCTTACTTAAATTGTTAAAAGCGGCAAGACTGTTGGAATGTGGAGAGGTCGAAAAATGTGAGTTAATTCGCAAAATTGGCCAGCAGCTTGACGAGGCTACAGTTTCTGATCTTTTGATTCAAGCCCCAACTGATGAAGCAATAAAATATGAAGTTGATATAGTGCAGAGCTTAATTGAAGAGTTTGTGACACACGATCGAAGTGCTCAGACTGATCCTTCAATGGAAAGTGAATTCCAGGAGATTAGAAGTCCCAGGTTATCGGATTCTTCCAAGGTGAAGGTGGCAAAGCTGGTTGACGGCTATCTTACTGAGATTTCACGTGATCCCAACTTACCCGTGTCAAAGTTTGTCCATCTTGCTGAAATGGTATCAAGCTTCTCGAGACCAACTCATGATGGTCTTTACCGCGCCATTGACATGTATCTAAGG GAACACCCGGGGATCAGCAAGGGTGAGAGGAAGAGAATGTGCAAATTAATGGACTGCAGGAAGTTGTCAGTAGATGCCTGCATGCACGCTGTGCAAAATGAGCGGCTGCCCTTAAGAGTTGTTGTGCAGGTCCTTTTCTTTGAACAGATTAGGGCTTCGGCATCCGGTGGCAACAGTACACCTGATCTACAAGGCTCCATCAGGGCCTTGCTCCCTGGTGGGTCTCATGGGAGCTCAAGGTCTACAACCAACACAGAAGACGACTGGGATGCTGTGCCGACAGCAGAAGAAATCAAGGGTTTAAAATGTGAGATTTCTACTCTAAGGTTAGGCGAAGTGAATGGAGGAGTTGGAGTTGGAAGTGATAGAAATGGGAACCCCGGTGCTTCAAAAAATCTTGATAAAGTTCCATCCGGTAAAGTGAAAGGTATGTTCATGTCGAAAAAGATATTTTCTAAGCTGTGGTCAAGCAAAGAAAGGAGTGGTGAAATCAGTAGTTCTAATACATCAGAGAGCCCTGGTTCTTCTAGCAATGCAGAAGAAACAAAATTCACCCGTTCGAGGAGTAGGAGGAATTCGGTATCTTAG